In one window of Thermomicrobiales bacterium DNA:
- a CDS encoding chromate resistance protein has product MTTKWVTRESIRVDRVSSSWLILSFIDPEATLLYVPTDQVMAVAERENAIPFDVPGVEMGHHGDECSFDAILKAHGPKDDEALNEVARIVRGADTPNKDLTPESRGLHALANGFKRMMLEGGYDDRESLRRQWYMYNAFYLACGGDPAKLKEPM; this is encoded by the coding sequence ATGACTACAAAATGGGTAACCCGCGAAAGCATCCGCGTCGACCGCGTTTCCAGCAGTTGGCTCATCCTGTCGTTCATCGACCCCGAAGCCACACTGCTGTACGTGCCGACCGATCAGGTGATGGCTGTCGCCGAGCGTGAGAACGCGATCCCGTTTGACGTCCCCGGCGTCGAGATGGGCCACCACGGCGACGAATGCTCGTTCGACGCGATCCTGAAGGCACACGGGCCGAAGGATGATGAAGCACTCAATGAGGTCGCGCGCATCGTCCGCGGAGCAGATACGCCAAACAAGGACCTGACACCCGAGTCGCGCGGCCTGCATGCGCTGGCCAACGGGTTCAAGCGCATGATGCTGGAAGGCGGCTACGACGACCGCGAATCGCTCCGCCGCCAGTGGTACATGTACAACGCCTTCTACCTCGCCTGCGGCGGCGACCCGGCCAAGCTGAAAGAGCCGATGTAG